The following proteins come from a genomic window of Sardina pilchardus chromosome 13, fSarPil1.1, whole genome shotgun sequence:
- the LOC134099403 gene encoding cell surface glycoprotein 1-like isoform X1, which translates to MAVMAKIVVLVLIAGFSNVFCFPKREAAHEVDVSTTPSPNNQTQTEAVGGASEDVEAGTPAPNPHNQTTTAQPDVADGPSEDDSVTATPSPQNQTTSAAQTDNAETVGPSEDDVVTATQSPHNQTTSAAQTDNAETDGPSEDDVLSVTATSSPQNQTTPASQTENAETVRPSEDDVVTTTPSPQNQTEPSTTDGVTASPDEPSDDADVATTTQNAQNLTTLAHAVRTDGASEDAVLTTVVSLQNGTTPAQDVTAITDAHDDS; encoded by the exons ATGGCAGTAATGGCAAAGATTGTTGTTTTGGTTCTCATTGCTGGTTTCAGTAATG tcttttgttttccaaagAGGGAAGCTGCCCATGAGGTTGATGTTTCAACAACACCGTCTCCCAACAATCAGACCCAAACTGAAGCTGTGG GTGGTGCAAGTGAAGATGTTGAAGCAGGCACTCCGGCACCTAATCCCCACAATCAGACTACTACTGCCCAACCTGATGTTGCTG ATGGGCCAAGTGAAGATGACTCGGTAACTGCAACCCCAAGTCCCCAAAACCAGACTACATCTGCTGCCCAAACTGACAATGCTG AAACTGTTGGGCCAAGTGAAGATGATGTGGTAACTGCAACCCAAAGTCCCCATAACCAGACTACATCTGCTGCCCAAACTGACAATGCTG AAACTGATGGGCCAAGTGAAGATGATGTACTATCTGTAACTGCAACCTCAAGTCCTCAAAACCAGACAACGCCTGCTTCCCAAACTGAAAATGCTG AAACTGTTAGGCCAAGTGAAGATGATGTGGTAACTACAACCCCAAGTCCCCAAAACCAGACCGAGCCATCTACAACAGATGGAGTAACTG CGTCACCAGATGAACCAAGTGACGATGCTGATGTTGCCACCACAACCCAGAATGCCCAAAACCTGACCACTTTGGCCCACGCTGTACGAACTG ATGGTGCAAGTGAGGATGCTGTGTTAACCACTGTAGTGAGTCTGCAAAATGGGACTACCCCTGCCCAAGACGTAACTGCCATTACtg
- the LOC134099403 gene encoding putative uncharacterized protein DDB_G0290521 isoform X2 yields MAVMAKIVVLVLIAGFSNVFCFPKREAAHEVDVSTTPSPNNQTQTEAVGGASEDVEAGTPAPNPHNQTTTAQPDVADGPSEDDSVTATPSPQNQTTSAAQTDNAETVGPSEDDVVTATQSPHNQTTSAAQTDNAETVRPSEDDVVTTTPSPQNQTEPSTTDGVTASPDEPSDDADVATTTQNAQNLTTLAHAVRTDGASEDAVLTTVVSLQNGTTPAQDVTAITDAHDDS; encoded by the exons ATGGCAGTAATGGCAAAGATTGTTGTTTTGGTTCTCATTGCTGGTTTCAGTAATG tcttttgttttccaaagAGGGAAGCTGCCCATGAGGTTGATGTTTCAACAACACCGTCTCCCAACAATCAGACCCAAACTGAAGCTGTGG GTGGTGCAAGTGAAGATGTTGAAGCAGGCACTCCGGCACCTAATCCCCACAATCAGACTACTACTGCCCAACCTGATGTTGCTG ATGGGCCAAGTGAAGATGACTCGGTAACTGCAACCCCAAGTCCCCAAAACCAGACTACATCTGCTGCCCAAACTGACAATGCTG AAACTGTTGGGCCAAGTGAAGATGATGTGGTAACTGCAACCCAAAGTCCCCATAACCAGACTACATCTGCTGCCCAAACTGACAATGCTG AAACTGTTAGGCCAAGTGAAGATGATGTGGTAACTACAACCCCAAGTCCCCAAAACCAGACCGAGCCATCTACAACAGATGGAGTAACTG CGTCACCAGATGAACCAAGTGACGATGCTGATGTTGCCACCACAACCCAGAATGCCCAAAACCTGACCACTTTGGCCCACGCTGTACGAACTG ATGGTGCAAGTGAGGATGCTGTGTTAACCACTGTAGTGAGTCTGCAAAATGGGACTACCCCTGCCCAAGACGTAACTGCCATTACtg
- the LOC134099209 gene encoding uncharacterized protein LOC134099209: MSQYSYSSSVTFTPFIVGASDTGSYTCGPCSGYDRSRSISITVVDLVQPNISLSAPVGGLFWGPQGPEVTRGHSLSLICSTEPQHQGGFFHLIFDGSNSTRTQLAINHSASFYIPEADYSHQGNYSCVYEVTVSSRTFKSTQTAPLTVIVRGSANAYGFCHGPRGSPDEDENICANTVMPADKRDCGKEADGDLEEDYYANVEELHGPTATDNDYEDDDIYQNYL; this comes from the exons ATGAGTCAGTACAGCTACAGTAGCAGTGTTACCTTCACTCCTTTTATTGTGGGTGCCTCTGACACAGGCAGCTACACATGTGGCCCCTGCTCTGGCTACGACAGGAGCCGCTCCATCAGTATCACTGTAG TGGACCTGGTGCAGCCCAacatctctctcagtgcccCAGTTGGAGGGCTGTTCTGGGGGCCTCAGGGGCCAGAGGTGACCAGGGGCCACAGCCTCTCCCTCATCTGCTCTACTGAGCCACAGCACCAAGGAGGCTTCTTCCACCTCATCTTTGATGGGTCTAACAGCACCAGGACTCAGCTCGCCATCAACCACTCAGCCTCCTTCTACATTCCTGAGGCAGACTACTCCCACCAgggcaactacagctgtgtcTATGAGGTCACTGTGTCCAGCCGCACCTTCAAGtcaacacagacagcaccactGACCGTCATCGTAAGAG GTTCTGCGAATGCATACGGATTTTGTCATGGACCACGTGGGTCACCTGATGAAGATGAGAACATCTGTGCGAACACAGTCATGCCTGCTGACAAGAGGGATTGTGGTAAAGAGGCTGATGGAGATCTGGAAGAAGACTACTATGCGAATGTAGAAGAGCTGCATGGCCCAACTGCTACAGACAATGACTATGAAGATGACGACATCTATCAAAACTATTTATGA